One window of the Chryseobacterium sp. CY350 genome contains the following:
- a CDS encoding YceI family protein: MKNLTLIMVFFLCSNQIIAQKYSSKIGKVSFEASLPMVEDVFAQDNNNTVILNADTGDLASLSLVKNFKFKVKLMEKHFNENYAETTKYPKTTFKGKILNFDKTKLSENPQKFTLQGVLNFHGVDRNISSTATISSKDGKIYMKGAFIAKTGDFKVTIPKMVMKKVAENVNVEYNYILIK; the protein is encoded by the coding sequence ATGAAAAATCTTACTCTAATCATGGTCTTCTTCTTATGCAGCAATCAGATCATAGCTCAAAAATACAGTTCTAAAATTGGTAAAGTAAGTTTTGAAGCGTCGTTGCCTATGGTCGAAGACGTTTTTGCACAAGATAACAACAATACGGTGATCCTAAATGCTGACACAGGAGATTTAGCCTCACTGTCATTAGTGAAAAACTTTAAATTCAAAGTAAAATTGATGGAAAAACATTTCAATGAAAACTATGCAGAAACAACAAAATACCCGAAAACAACCTTCAAAGGTAAGATCTTGAATTTTGATAAAACAAAACTAAGTGAAAACCCACAAAAATTTACCCTTCAAGGCGTATTGAATTTTCACGGTGTCGATAGAAATATTTCTTCAACAGCAACGATCTCATCTAAGGACGGAAAGATATATATGAAGGGTGCTTTTATTGCCAAAACAGGAGATTTCAAAGTCACTATACCTAAAATGGTTATGAAAAAGGTGGCTGAAAATGTGAATGTAGAATACAATTATATACTTATCAAATAA
- a CDS encoding nuclear transport factor 2 family protein produces MTAIEVVTAYSLALSQGDIPTAFAHFSPDAKWHQPGNHKFAGTKKGLEEIGKMLGDMMGETQGTLVINPTGALMANGDLVSFPVHFTGTIGDRKVDMNGVDLFEVVNEKIVQVWLFSENQVAEDEFWGQ; encoded by the coding sequence ATGACAGCAATAGAAGTAGTTACAGCTTATTCGCTAGCACTTTCCCAAGGAGATATCCCTACCGCATTTGCACATTTCAGTCCAGACGCAAAATGGCACCAACCAGGAAACCATAAATTTGCTGGTACTAAAAAAGGGCTTGAAGAGATTGGCAAAATGCTCGGTGATATGATGGGCGAGACACAAGGCACATTGGTTATAAATCCTACTGGAGCTTTGATGGCTAACGGCGATTTAGTTTCATTTCCAGTACATTTTACTGGTACGATTGGCGACAGAAAAGTTGATATGAATGGCGTTGATTTGTTTGAAGTTGTCAATGAGAAAATTGTTCAGGTTTGGTTGTTTTCAGAAAACCAAGTTGCTGAAGACGAATTTTGGGGACAATAA
- a CDS encoding helix-turn-helix domain-containing protein gives MDNIIQKYNINIENSFRFLEKKELEEFMDFNADAHSHNFYILSFLYEGTIDHYSDFDNKSVSAPAILMLDIDQVHTHPQIGSCKMISIAFSTDFISSETDYFLEKVTYLFSRSFLTISTTQLTELDEIIEMESKEIKKEFPNEELIKALLNVLIIQCLAISDSNLSANDDDYGIYRDFKKLLNRNYHKQHQVNFYANELNVTTATLNQIIKKSTFKTPKQLIDQHLLLEAKRLLYWSKISVKEIAYALGFETDSYFNHFFKKHTGKTPKGFQRKQSVE, from the coding sequence ATGGACAATATCATACAAAAATATAATATCAACATTGAAAACAGCTTTAGGTTTCTTGAGAAAAAGGAACTGGAGGAATTTATGGATTTCAATGCTGATGCGCACAGTCATAATTTTTATATACTCAGCTTTTTGTACGAGGGGACAATCGATCATTATTCTGACTTCGATAACAAATCGGTCTCCGCTCCGGCAATTTTGATGCTTGATATTGATCAAGTGCATACGCATCCGCAGATCGGTTCCTGCAAAATGATATCAATTGCATTTTCAACAGATTTTATCTCGAGTGAAACGGATTATTTTTTGGAAAAAGTGACTTACCTATTTTCCAGATCATTTCTCACCATTTCTACTACACAACTTACCGAATTGGATGAAATCATAGAGATGGAGTCAAAAGAAATTAAGAAAGAATTTCCTAATGAGGAACTTATCAAAGCTTTATTAAATGTTTTGATCATTCAATGCTTAGCGATCTCAGATAGTAATTTATCAGCAAATGACGATGATTATGGAATTTATCGTGATTTCAAAAAATTGCTTAATAGAAATTACCACAAGCAACATCAGGTCAACTTTTATGCGAACGAACTCAATGTTACAACAGCAACGCTTAATCAGATTATTAAAAAATCCACATTTAAAACGCCTAAACAACTTATTGATCAGCATCTATTGCTTGAAGCTAAAAGACTTTTGTATTGGTCTAAAATCTCGGTAAAAGAAATTGCTTATGCACTTGGTTTTGAAACTGACAGCTATTTTAACCATTTCTTCAAAAAACATACCGGCAAAACTCCGAAGGGATTTCAAAGAAAACAATCTGTTGAATAA
- a CDS encoding OsmC family peroxiredoxin, with translation MQSTIKAVWQGSFKQGNGQFATENSKLSNSAFRPSYVKNDGTFTNPEELLAAAHASCFTMTLSYILGENGFSADQLETSVSLIISNNVITNSNLSLQAKIAGITEEEFRNLASKAKEMCPVGNVLKAESSLEATLIL, from the coding sequence ATGCAATCAACTATCAAAGCCGTTTGGCAAGGAAGTTTTAAACAAGGAAACGGACAATTCGCAACCGAAAACTCAAAATTGAGCAACTCAGCATTCAGACCATCTTATGTGAAAAATGATGGCACTTTTACCAACCCGGAGGAGTTGCTGGCTGCTGCTCACGCATCGTGTTTTACAATGACGTTGAGTTATATTTTGGGAGAAAACGGATTTTCTGCCGACCAACTTGAAACGAGTGTTTCACTAATCATCAGCAACAATGTGATCACGAATTCCAACTTATCATTACAAGCAAAAATCGCTGGTATTACGGAAGAAGAATTTCGCAATCTTGCATCGAAAGCCAAAGAAATGTGCCCTGTTGGAAATGTATTAAAAGCTGAGAGTAGTTTAGAGGCAACTTTAATACTATAA
- a CDS encoding TetR/AcrR family transcriptional regulator, whose amino-acid sequence MSKASTTRHLILEKAFEIIYTKGYQTTSIDEIIATTNVTKGAFYYHFKTKDEMGLAIINEILKPTMQNDFVKPLQDAEEPIAEIYNMTKALLLENPFLKLEFGCPAGNLTQEMTPWNVEFGKALAELTLEWQQALQNSISKAQENGTVREDINPIQVAYFIMSGYWGIRNFGKVYNSIDCYHSYLNELKIYLNNLR is encoded by the coding sequence ATGTCAAAAGCATCCACAACACGCCATCTTATTCTTGAAAAAGCATTTGAAATCATTTACACAAAAGGGTATCAGACCACAAGTATTGATGAAATTATTGCGACGACCAATGTCACGAAAGGTGCATTTTATTATCACTTTAAAACAAAAGATGAAATGGGTCTGGCAATAATCAATGAAATTTTAAAACCAACGATGCAGAATGATTTTGTGAAACCACTTCAAGATGCCGAAGAGCCAATCGCGGAAATTTATAATATGACGAAGGCGTTGCTACTTGAAAATCCATTTTTAAAACTGGAATTTGGATGTCCGGCCGGAAATCTGACCCAAGAAATGACTCCTTGGAATGTAGAATTTGGGAAAGCACTGGCTGAACTGACTTTAGAATGGCAGCAAGCACTCCAAAATAGTATCTCGAAAGCGCAAGAAAATGGAACCGTACGAGAAGACATCAATCCGATCCAAGTCGCCTATTTCATTATGTCCGGATATTGGGGTATTAGAAATTTCGGCAAAGTTTATAACAGTATTGATTGCTATCATTCTTACTTAAATGAGTTGAAAATCTATCTCAACAATTTAAGATAA
- a CDS encoding Crp/Fnr family transcriptional regulator: MKNKEHVRKMLEYVGNDFFQELEEYSIHSNIAARQEIIAEGEKIAYIPILLKGSVKVYSLYDDRELLYYYIKPFETCTMTFSSIFTDAKSRIYACAEQSSEVLLLPTAKVLQWLSDYPALNQFFFKEYDKRYSDIMRMVTQAVFHKLDKRIIDLLDTKIEENGGDPVKISHKEIANILGTAREVVSRILKKFENEGVITQSNQCIGFVKEK; encoded by the coding sequence ATGAAAAATAAAGAACATGTTAGAAAAATGCTTGAATATGTTGGGAACGATTTTTTTCAGGAACTGGAAGAGTATTCGATACATTCCAACATAGCAGCACGACAAGAAATCATCGCTGAAGGAGAAAAAATCGCCTATATCCCTATCTTATTAAAAGGTTCGGTTAAAGTTTACTCGCTGTATGATGACAGAGAACTTTTATATTATTATATCAAGCCTTTTGAAACATGCACAATGACCTTCTCATCTATTTTCACAGATGCGAAGAGTCGTATATACGCTTGCGCCGAACAGTCTTCAGAAGTACTATTGCTGCCAACTGCTAAAGTCCTGCAATGGCTTTCAGATTACCCTGCTCTTAATCAATTTTTCTTCAAAGAATATGATAAACGATACTCTGATATTATGAGAATGGTCACTCAGGCAGTTTTTCATAAGTTGGACAAACGGATTATCGATTTACTTGATACAAAAATTGAGGAAAACGGTGGTGATCCGGTGAAGATATCACATAAGGAAATTGCAAATATTCTTGGCACTGCCAGAGAAGTTGTCAGTAGAATATTGAAAAAGTTTGAGAATGAAGGTGTCATAACACAATCAAATCAATGCATTGGATTTGTAAAAGAAAAATAA
- a CDS encoding SDR family oxidoreductase, translating to MNILVFGATGSQQFNVIEEAKKKGAEVIAATSSEKSFEKLAKAGATPVVANLSDVEKINEITKGVDAIAFLIPVSLPNPFDGLQYAKNVIDAAKTNGVKKIVWNTSGWLESQKVGSPVDDVKLDVQEYLKNSGVDYVIIEPTIYMENMMGPFCAPFISSEKKLAYPTPEAMPIGWIASRDVSAFVVEAIYNESLKADNFKISGLQNLKGNELASEFSYGVGETISYYPQKPQEFGEIMKPMVGEAGASSVAAYYENLQNSKEFPSKFNPEMNGILEKLPVEMTSLSQWASDNKDFFIK from the coding sequence ATGAATATTTTAGTATTTGGAGCTACAGGCTCACAACAGTTTAATGTAATTGAAGAAGCAAAGAAAAAAGGTGCAGAGGTAATTGCTGCAACAAGCTCTGAAAAAAGTTTTGAAAAACTAGCCAAAGCAGGTGCAACACCGGTTGTGGCAAATTTAAGCGATGTTGAAAAAATAAATGAAATTACAAAAGGTGTAGATGCCATCGCGTTTTTAATTCCTGTTTCGTTACCCAATCCTTTTGACGGTCTGCAATATGCAAAAAATGTGATTGATGCGGCAAAAACAAATGGCGTAAAAAAAATAGTTTGGAATACAAGCGGCTGGTTGGAGTCTCAGAAAGTTGGGTCGCCTGTTGATGATGTGAAATTGGATGTGCAGGAATATTTAAAAAATAGTGGAGTAGATTATGTGATCATCGAACCAACTATCTATATGGAAAATATGATGGGTCCGTTCTGCGCACCTTTTATCAGCAGTGAGAAAAAACTGGCTTATCCTACACCGGAGGCAATGCCAATCGGATGGATTGCTTCGAGAGATGTAAGTGCATTTGTAGTTGAAGCTATCTACAATGAGAGTTTAAAAGCCGATAATTTCAAAATCAGCGGTTTACAAAACTTAAAAGGTAATGAATTAGCTTCAGAGTTTTCTTACGGGGTAGGAGAAACTATTAGTTATTATCCGCAGAAGCCACAAGAGTTTGGTGAAATAATGAAACCAATGGTTGGAGAAGCAGGAGCGTCAAGTGTTGCTGCTTATTATGAAAACCTTCAGAATTCAAAAGAGTTCCCTTCAAAATTCAACCCTGAAATGAACGGTATTTTGGAAAAGCTTCCTGTTGAAATGACTTCGTTATCACAGTGGGCAAGCGATAATAAAGATTTTTTTATTAAATAA
- a CDS encoding DJ-1/PfpI family protein, which produces MQISLFSLFFLLSLNVKAQNKSKENFNFPKDRKTNIAVLVYDGVEIVDTGGPMDVFIKANNWNGNYNIYTVSASADKSTLMDGGTFNMLSKYSINDAPQADILIIPGTSPEIVHKVSADQKMMNWIVKQNEKTIMTMSVCTGGLILANTGLLDGRSATTHHWSLDELRSHPKIKVQETTRFVVDGKFLTGAGVTSGIDVALQAIEIIHGKDVADDLALGMVYDRYNTMEFLPKK; this is translated from the coding sequence ATGCAAATTTCACTGTTTTCACTATTTTTTCTATTATCACTCAATGTGAAAGCACAAAACAAATCAAAAGAAAATTTTAATTTCCCTAAAGACCGAAAGACCAACATCGCGGTATTGGTTTACGATGGTGTCGAGATCGTAGATACGGGCGGACCAATGGATGTCTTTATTAAAGCCAATAACTGGAATGGCAATTACAATATTTATACAGTCTCGGCCTCGGCAGATAAGAGTACGCTGATGGATGGCGGTACCTTTAATATGCTATCTAAATACAGTATAAACGACGCTCCACAAGCAGATATTTTGATTATTCCGGGAACTTCACCGGAGATTGTACACAAGGTTTCAGCAGACCAGAAAATGATGAACTGGATTGTAAAACAGAATGAAAAGACAATTATGACAATGTCTGTCTGCACCGGGGGATTGATTTTAGCAAATACCGGACTTTTGGATGGTCGCTCAGCTACCACTCATCATTGGTCACTCGATGAGTTAAGGTCGCATCCTAAAATCAAAGTTCAGGAAACAACACGTTTTGTTGTCGATGGTAAATTTTTGACAGGTGCAGGTGTCACTTCAGGAATAGACGTTGCTCTTCAAGCTATTGAAATTATTCACGGCAAAGATGTAGCAGACGATTTAGCATTGGGCATGGTCTATGATCGCTACAATACAATGGAATTTTTACCTAAAAAGTAA
- a CDS encoding DUF5777 family beta-barrel protein, with product MTKTLILVSMISSLLCYSQEDLLKDIDTISTTETSHPPAFKALQIVTGQSTKLTAKNEWYVVIAHRFGDVSTGFKNFFGLDDASTKLGVIYGLTDAVSLSLSRETNMKTFEFGAKYKLLKQNDNVPVDLVGYNVMALNTDLDTETYPYLEFGNRLSYLTQALISRRFNENFSLQLTPSYVHKNVYDPSIENQNQFLTGLGGRYKISKRVSINAEYFVNFDSHSFYKNPLSLGMDIETGGHVFQLLFSNSQLNSDIGYLTNATGKWEKGQIFFGFNLYRVF from the coding sequence ATGACAAAAACACTGATATTGGTGTCGATGATCTCTTCGCTCCTGTGTTACTCTCAGGAAGATTTGCTGAAAGATATCGATACGATCTCAACAACAGAAACTTCCCATCCTCCGGCATTTAAGGCATTGCAAATTGTCACTGGCCAGTCAACCAAGCTTACTGCAAAAAATGAATGGTATGTAGTTATCGCACACCGCTTTGGAGATGTGAGTACCGGATTCAAAAACTTTTTTGGTTTGGATGATGCTTCCACAAAACTCGGCGTTATTTACGGATTGACCGATGCGGTCTCGCTTAGTTTATCCCGAGAAACCAACATGAAAACTTTTGAGTTTGGAGCAAAATACAAACTTCTAAAACAAAATGACAATGTACCGGTAGATCTTGTCGGATACAATGTTATGGCACTAAATACGGATCTGGATACTGAGACTTATCCCTATTTAGAGTTTGGCAACAGGCTTTCTTATCTAACGCAAGCACTTATATCCAGGAGATTCAATGAGAATTTTTCCTTACAACTGACGCCGTCTTATGTCCATAAAAATGTGTACGATCCATCAATAGAAAACCAAAATCAATTCTTAACAGGATTAGGCGGACGGTACAAAATTTCAAAAAGGGTATCCATCAACGCAGAGTATTTCGTGAATTTTGACAGTCACAGTTTCTATAAAAACCCTTTGTCTCTGGGTATGGATATAGAAACAGGTGGACATGTTTTTCAGCTTTTATTCAGTAATTCTCAACTGAATTCGGATATTGGTTATCTGACTAACGCAACTGGAAAGTGGGAAAAAGGACAGATTTTCTTTGGTTTTAACCTTTATAGAGTATTTTAA
- a CDS encoding ester cyclase — translation MARDFYAAVNNEDYDAASKYLHKDFTFYVQVDHPIQGAEGFVGSEKKNFDAFGEFSFQILDLIAEGNKVAVYMLHEGKHNKNAIMGLEPKGNDIRFSLMMWLTIEDGKIIEKRAHFDRTDIKEQAIR, via the coding sequence TTGGCACGTGACTTTTATGCTGCTGTAAATAACGAAGATTACGACGCTGCAAGTAAATATTTGCATAAGGATTTTACTTTCTACGTTCAGGTTGATCATCCAATCCAAGGAGCTGAAGGATTTGTAGGATCAGAGAAGAAAAATTTTGATGCTTTTGGGGAGTTTTCTTTCCAAATTTTAGATCTTATTGCAGAAGGCAACAAAGTAGCAGTCTACATGTTGCACGAAGGAAAGCATAATAAAAATGCAATCATGGGACTTGAGCCAAAAGGAAATGATATTCGTTTTTCGCTCATGATGTGGCTGACTATTGAAGACGGTAAAATTATTGAAAAGCGTGCTCATTTCGACCGAACTGATATTAAAGAACAAGCAATTCGCTAA
- a CDS encoding nuclear transport factor 2 family protein, with protein MEAKQVVAAYFDALAIGDLEKAFSNFTPETKWYQPGDNKFSGLKNNLGEIFQMLESIMNDTSGNMVVKPAGPMLQSGDLISVPVWFTAKKETKVMDLGGMDLFQVKDGKIVHVWTFSDDQSLDDDFFGN; from the coding sequence ATGGAAGCAAAACAAGTTGTAGCAGCATATTTTGATGCATTGGCAATAGGTGATTTAGAAAAAGCATTTTCAAATTTCACACCTGAAACGAAATGGTATCAGCCAGGAGACAATAAATTTTCCGGTTTAAAAAATAACCTGGGCGAGATTTTTCAAATGCTTGAAAGCATTATGAATGACACATCAGGAAATATGGTTGTGAAACCAGCAGGACCAATGCTTCAAAGCGGAGATTTGATATCCGTTCCGGTTTGGTTTACGGCCAAAAAAGAAACGAAAGTGATGGATTTGGGCGGAATGGACTTATTTCAAGTCAAAGATGGAAAGATTGTTCACGTATGGACATTCTCAGATGACCAATCTCTAGATGATGATTTTTTTGGAAATTAA
- a CDS encoding MBL fold metallo-hydrolase, with product MNIQLIRNATMVIDYAGKKMLVDPMFSEKGELASGPMPAKDWNWKRNPLYDLPISVEEIIKDIDFVFLTHLHFDHWDKAAENALPKNIKIFVQDENDKKAISKLGFTNLEILGEDSNFEGVKLSRTKAQHGKGFILKLAGQVCGMVLQHPTEETLYIAADTVWYEEVEKTINAYKPEVIIVNGGDNRFIIGDQLIMNKEDIYRTHQAAPKSKIVVIHMEGVYHNTLSRKELKEFVDHKSISNSIIIPEDGEKIIL from the coding sequence ATGAACATACAATTGATAAGAAACGCTACGATGGTTATCGATTATGCTGGAAAAAAAATGTTGGTTGATCCTATGTTTTCTGAGAAGGGTGAATTAGCTTCCGGACCAATGCCCGCAAAGGACTGGAATTGGAAAAGAAACCCGCTTTACGACCTCCCTATTTCTGTTGAAGAAATCATAAAAGATATTGATTTTGTTTTTCTAACACATCTTCATTTTGATCATTGGGACAAAGCTGCAGAAAATGCATTGCCAAAAAATATTAAAATTTTTGTTCAGGATGAAAACGACAAAAAAGCAATCAGTAAATTAGGATTTACCAATCTTGAGATTCTAGGTGAAGATTCAAACTTTGAAGGTGTCAAATTGAGCAGAACTAAAGCTCAACACGGCAAGGGGTTCATTCTTAAGCTTGCCGGGCAAGTGTGTGGAATGGTTTTACAACATCCAACTGAAGAAACACTTTATATTGCTGCAGATACCGTTTGGTACGAGGAAGTTGAAAAAACAATAAATGCATATAAACCGGAAGTAATTATCGTAAACGGTGGTGATAATCGATTCATTATTGGTGATCAGTTGATTATGAATAAAGAAGACATCTATCGCACCCACCAAGCTGCACCAAAATCAAAAATTGTGGTAATACATATGGAAGGTGTTTACCATAACACGCTATCAAGAAAAGAACTCAAAGAATTTGTTGATCATAAATCAATCAGCAATAGTATAATCATTCCCGAAGATGGAGAAAAAATAATTTTGTAG
- a CDS encoding rhodanese-like domain-containing protein, which produces MKTIYIIVGVILFTYFSYRTYRFEKLDDGLAEKIQNGAIILDVRTKKEYDMGHIEGSTNISLGTIRERYTELDSNRTYITTCSHGLRSVKAENILKEKGFINVFNGGAWSDLETIIIDK; this is translated from the coding sequence ATGAAAACGATTTATATTATCGTAGGTGTAATTCTCTTCACTTACTTTTCTTACCGTACCTATCGATTTGAAAAACTAGACGACGGACTTGCCGAAAAAATACAAAATGGAGCCATAATATTAGATGTGAGAACCAAAAAGGAGTATGACATGGGACATATTGAAGGTTCTACAAATATCTCATTAGGAACTATTCGCGAAAGATATACTGAGCTTGACTCCAATAGAACCTATATCACCACTTGTTCTCATGGTTTAAGAAGTGTGAAAGCAGAGAATATTTTAAAGGAAAAAGGATTTATAAATGTTTTCAATGGTGGTGCTTGGTCTGATCTTGAAACAATTATTATTGACAAATGA
- a CDS encoding DUF3817 domain-containing protein, protein MINLLKTKIGRLRVIGFLEGVSLLVLVFVAVPMKYYFDNPSLSKALGPIHGSIFLLFLFNTISVGVEHNWKFQTTTWKVILSCFIPFGTFYIDHKILSKL, encoded by the coding sequence ATGATCAATTTATTAAAAACAAAAATCGGAAGACTACGCGTTATTGGTTTTCTTGAAGGTGTTTCACTACTGGTACTCGTATTCGTTGCGGTACCGATGAAATATTATTTTGACAATCCCAGTTTAAGCAAAGCATTAGGACCTATTCACGGCTCGATATTTTTACTGTTTCTCTTTAATACAATAAGCGTTGGTGTGGAACATAATTGGAAATTTCAAACCACTACTTGGAAAGTTATTTTGTCTTGCTTTATACCATTCGGAACGTTTTATATTGACCACAAAATTTTAAGTAAATTATGA